TCTGGTTTACGATGGCACCGGCAAGGCCGAAGGGGTGAAGATCTATATCGACGGCGCTGCCCAGGAAGTCGAAATCGTCACGAACAAGCTGGCCAATTCGATTCGCACCACTGTTCCTTTGAAGCTGGCGCAGCGGAACACAGGCTCACGCGTTGACGATTTATCGCTGCAAGATCTGCGGCTCTACAATCGTGCTCTGCAGCCGGGCGAGGTGGCGCAACTGGCGACCGCCACGCGTGCCGCGTACCTGGTAGCCAAGCCGGCCGAAGGACGAAGCCCGAGCGAGGTCGAAGAGTTATACGCTTGGTGGCTGGACGGCGTCGATGCGAGCCATCAACAACTGGTCGCGCGAAAGCGCGAGTTATCGGCCACCGAGGCGGCCATCAAGACGCGGGCCACGATCGCCCACGTCGCGCAAGAGAAGGGGGACGCTGCCCCGACGGCATACATTCTGTACCGCGGCGACTATGACAAACGTCGCGATGAGGTAAAGGCCGACACGCCGGACATACTCCCGCCATTTCCGGCCGAACTGCCGAAGAACCGCCTGGGCTACGCCCAATGGCTGCTGCGGCCCGAGCATCCGCTTACGGCGCGCGTGACGGTCAATCGTTTCTGGCAAGAGGTTTTCGGCGCGGGCCTGGTGAAAACAACCGGCGAGTTCGGCGTGGCCGGCGAATTGCCATCGCATCCGGAATTGCTGGATTGGATGGCACTCGAGTTCCGCGACCACGGCTGGGACATGAAGCGCTTCTTCCGCGAACTAGTCTTGTCGGCCACGTATCGGCAGTCGGCCGCGACGACGCCCGAGAAACTCGAGAAAGATCCGCAGAACAAGTTGCTGGCGCACGGTCCACGCTTCCGCATGGATGGCGAGATGGTGCGCGATTATGGCTTGGCCGCGAGCGGCCTGCTGGTGCGCAAGCTGGGAGGCCCAAGCGTACGCCCGTATCAGCCTGAGGGGGTGTGGGAGGCGGTGGCCATGATCGGCAGCAACACGCGCGACTACAAGCAAGACTCGGGCGACAATTTGTATCGCCGCAGCATGTACACGTTCTGGAAGCGGGCGGCCCCGCCGGCTTCGATGGATATTTTCAACGCCCCCAGCCGCGAACAATGCACCGTGCGCCGCGAGCGAACAAACACACCGCTGCAAGCGTTGGCCACGCTTAACGATCCGCAATGCGTCGAGGCTGGGCGGCGTCTGGCTGAACAGACTTTGCGTGACGGTGGGGACAGCGACGTGACCCGCATCGACTATATGTCGCGACGGATCCTGGGCCGTACGTTCACGGCCGAAGAACGTCCGCTGGTCGAGAAGTCGCTGGCATCGCTAACGGCCTATTATCGAGACCACGCTGACGACGCTCAGCAATTGGTCACGTTCGGCGAGTCGAAGCCGGACGCCGGACTCGACGTCCGCACGCTGGCCGGCTGGACGATGTTATCGAACGAGTTGTTGAATTTGGATGAAGTATTGAACAAGTAGTCGCTGGTAGCCAGTAGTTGGTAGTCAGCGTTCGAAGCGGGCTACCAACTTCTAGCAACCGACTACTAGTTACTAATTCCCGAGGTTCCTATGCATCCGCTTTTTGAAGAATGGGTTCGTAGCGAGACGCGTCGCCAGTTCTTTCGGCGTGGTGCTAATGCGCTCGGGTCGGCGGCGCTGGCGTCGTTGCTGGGGGGCGGGCTGTCGCGCGCCGCGGCGAACACTGCGTCTGTCGCGGGCGACGGGCACATTCCTCTCGGTCCGCACTTTGCCCCCAAGGCGAAGCGGGTGATCTATCTGCATATGGTTGGCGGTCCTGCGCAGATGGACCTGTTTGACTATAAGCCCACGATGCAGGAATGGTTCGATAAGGACCTGCCGGAATCGATCCGGATGGGGCAGCGCCTGACGACGATGACCTCGGGCCAAAAGCGGTTTCCGATTGCGCCGTCGAAATTCAAGTTTGCGCAATACGGTCGCAGCGGGATGTGGGTTAGCGAGCTGTTGCCGAACCTGGCGAAGTGCGTCGACGACATCTGCTTCATCCGCAGCATGCGGACCGACGCAATCAATCACGAGCCGGCGATCAGCTATATGCAGACCGGCAATCAGATCACCGGGCGTCCCTGCCTGGGATCGTGGGTGTCGTACGGTCTAGGATCGATGAACCAGGACTTGCCGACGTTCGTGGTGCTGGTGGCCAAGCCAACCAATACCGAGCAAGTGCAGGCGATCTCAGCCCGGCTGTGGTCGGCCGGTTACCTGCCGGGCGAGCATGCGGGCGTTTCGTTCCGTGCCGGCGGCGACCCGATTCTGTACATCAATAACCCGCCGGGCGTTCCTTCGACCGTGCGACGCGATACGCTCGACGGACTGCGGGCATTGAACGAGCTGAATTACAGCCAGGTGGGCGATCCGGAAACGCACACGCGCATCCAGCAGTACGAGCTGGCGTTCCGCATGCAATCGAGTGTGCCGGAGCTGACGAACATCAATGACGAGCCGGAGTCGACGTTCAAGCTGTACGGCGACACGGCGCGCAAGCCGGGCAGCTTCGGCCATACCGTGCTGCTTGCGCGGCGCATGGTCGAGCGCGGCACACGGTTCGTGCAGGTGTATCTCAACAACTGGGATACGCACGGCAACGTGGCCGGACGATTGCCGGATCAGTGCCGCGATATCGACCAACCGTGTTATGGTTTGATCCAGGATTTGAAAGCGCGCGGGTTGTTCGACGATACGTTGATCATCTGGGGTGGCGAATTCGGCCGCACGATCTATTCGCAGGGAGGTCTGAGCAAAGACAACTACGGCCGCGATCATCATCCTCGCTGCTTCACCATGTGGATGGCGGGCGGCGGTGCCAAGGGAGGCACGGTTTACGGCGAGACGGACGAGTTCTCGTACAACATCGTGCGTGATCCGGTTCACGTACGCGACTTCCACGCCACGGTGCTGAAGCTATTGGGCTTCGACCACGAGCGGTTCACGTACCATTTTCAGGGGCTGGATCAGCGACTGACGACGGTCGAGCTGGCCCATGTAATTCCGGAACTGTTGGCGTAGCGCGGACCCGTTAGTTTACGGTCAGCTTTGATTCATCCCCGTCGAACGTGCAGAGGGGAATGGTTTGGCCGCGCTGGTAGATGCCGGAAGTGATTTGCGGCTTGAACACGTCGGCAATTGTCTTGCCTGGGGGCAGGAAATAAAGCGCTGGGCCGCCCGCGGAGCTGCCATTGGCTCCGTTTACTTTGATCAGGTAGCGGCATTTCGTTTCGGCATCGCTTTTCGCAGCAACGGCGTCGACGGCGATCAGTACACTGGATCGCGTCAGGCCGCCGCGATCCAGCGTACTCGAACTTTGGACAATGCTGTTGTTGTGCCCGCTGGTAACGTTCAACTGAGCATTGCCCAAGGTTTCGATCACGATCTCGTACACCGCAGGACCATCGCGCGACAGCTCTCGTACGAGAATTCGGCACTCGTTGGCGGTGAGCGGGGCGATGCTGGCGGCCAGCCCGTGGGCAGTGGCGATTGATTTGATCTGACGTAATTCTCGCCGCTGCTGGAAAGTCGCCAGCAAGAGCGCCACGATGACGAGACCCACGAAGAGTGTGCCCGTGCCAAAATTCCATGGGCGAGTTGACGGCGACTCGATTGCGCGAGGCTCACTTTCGTCGGTCAAGGTTAAGGACCTTTTGTGCGGATGATCGAATGACAGTGCCGGATCTTGCCATACCGCAACGAGCGGCTGCCCGCAGCGATGAGCATCACTCCCGCCGACAATGCCAGGGCCAGCGTTGCCGGTTCGGGTACGGATGTCGTACTGCTGGCCGACGCACGGCTTTGCAACCAGTTCGACGAAATCAGGGCCAGATCCTGCGCGTTGACCAGCCCATCGCCGTTAACGTCTCCCGAGATGTTGCTGCCGAAGTGCAGCCAATTGCTCGAAGCGAGCGCCAGATCTTGGCCGTTCACGATGTTGTCGTTGTTCGTGTCGCCGGCGATCGAGGGGGTGGGGGCGTAGCTGATCACGTAATTCGAGTAGGGGCCGATCGTGGCGGCCAGCGTGTCGGACCCTGCGTAGGTCAGCCCGGCGTGTTGCAAGATCTGGGCTTCGCTGAATAGCGGTATGCCGGCGTTATAGCCGGTATCGAGCGCTTGCATCAGCACGTTCCCCAGCACGCCTTGCAAGGTGGTGTAGGCGTGAATGCCATCGGCGCAAAACCCGGCCTGCGATGACGAACTGCTGGTGGTTTGCGTGAGATTGATCGGCACGCCGCCGATCGAGACCGACGTATGGAACGCCCCTTCCTGACCGAACGTGGCGTTGATCAGGCCCGACAAGTCGGCCACCACGATTCCGTCGCCGTGCGCCGTGGCCTTGATGCCGGCGTTGACGCGCGTCAGCACGCTGGCGACCAGTTCCCGCTTGCTGGCGTCGGGATAAACGGATTGCACATAGGGTGTAATGCCATAGTCCGGCACTGTGGCGACAACCGCCTTCACGCCGGTCGGCAGGATATCCGAGAGGGCCGTGCCAGTATTGCTGACGACCGAACTGACGTAATTGTTGATCTGCGTCGTGGTCCAGGTGCCGTTGTAGATATTGTTGTAGGCCGTGCTGCCGGGGGCGAAATCGTTGGCTCCGATCATCAGCACGGCGTAGTCGATACCGTAACCGCCGGCGTTGGGAATCTGCGCGGCCAGACCAGTCGCTTGTCCGCCGGAGAGCACCGTGCCGGTGGTGGCGCCGGCCAGGGCCCAATTCTGGTTGAAGCCCTGGTTGCGAGGGGCCGCGTTGACCGTATTTACGCCGACGTTGACGTAATTGCTCGTGGCAAATTGCTCGACCCAGTTCTGCGCGTAGGGGCGGCCGTTGTACTGGTATTCGTCGCTGAGACTGTCCCCCATCACGCCAAGCGTAACGCCCGCGGAAGCGGCCGCAGGCGCTCGTAGGCAAAGAATTGTGATCCCAGAAACCACGCATATGAGGTGAATGCGTTGGCGCATGGCATGTGCTCCGCCGGCGTGGCCGAATTGACCTGTCGAGTCCTGATGCGCGACTCGTCTGCGCATGAGGTTAAGCCGCGTACGGCGCCAAAGCAATCATCGCGACGTAGCTACTCGGCCGTCAGCCAGCTGAACTTCCACAGGGGATTGCCGCATTGTCGGCATTCTTCGCCGTTTTCGAGCAGGGCGCCGCGGCATTCGGTGCAGTCTGCCAGGTTGGGCAGCACGTCGCGCTGTTGCTTCCGGCCTGCGGCAGCATCGCTCGCGCCGCCGAAGGCGATCGCGGTGGCAATTTCGACCGCCAAAGGAAACAGGCGAAATAGTGCCAGCGGAGCTTGGGCCGCCTGGGGCAGGGCCCGCTGTAATGCCGTCTCGAAAGAAAGCCGGCGGGCATCCGCAGGCTGCGCCTTGTAAACCGCGAGCCGCGAAATAACGGCCGGCTCGTTCCGCCGCTCGGGCAGGCGCACCGCGACGAGCCACCGTGTGAACCAGTCGTCCGCGGTGTGCAGATACTTGTGCGCGTGCGCGGCCTCGGCCACTTGCACGATTTGCAGTAGCTCGATTTCCAGCGTTGCGATCGCGTGCCCCTGCACGAACGACGTCGGCATGATCATCGAATCGACGCCATACATCGTGCCCGGCTCGATCGCCACGCGGTCGACCATCAGGTCCGAGAGCGTATCCATGCCGGCCAGCAAGCTGGCGACGACGCGAGCGCCGTCGCTGCGCGATTCGTGCGTGTTGAATTCGTGAACCGCTTTGAACTGCGAAGTCGTTGGGGGACTCGCCATGATCGCGCTCCTTGAAAAAGAACGCCGGACGTGCTGCTAAAAGTTAGTGTAGCGAGCCACGGCGGCAGCAGCGAATCTCCAGGCAATTTGTGACAATTCCTGTCGCAGCCCATACTCTCGGAATAATGCCGCCAGAGCCTGGGGACTGTGTTCCATTTGTACCGACGGTGAGGGGCAAAGACCGGCCGATCACGGTGGCGACCGCGACTTTTTGGCCTCGCTGTTCCGTCAATTTCGGTAGCAAGCTATATAACCTTGGACTTTTCGCGGCAATCACCAGGGTAGTGAGCCATGGCCATTGAATTGGAAGAAAAGCGGGCGTTGCGAAGTGCCTTGCGGCCGATTCTGATCGAGGCGCGAGAAGATGATGCGCGCGAAGTTCCGGTCGGCGTGCGCTATCCTTTTTTCCGCCCCGTTACGATCGTGCTCGACGAAAATTCTCGCGTGTCGGCCTTCAGCCGCGACCTCTCACCGCATGGCATTGGACTTATGCACCCGGTTTCGCTGCCGCTGGAAGAGGTCGAGATCCGCATCGCGACTGGCCGTGGTTATTACGTCAAAGTGCGCACGTTGATCACGTCGTGCCGGCCCTGCGGCGACGCGTGTTATGTCAGCCGTGGCAACTTCGTGTCGATCCCGGCAGTAGGCGATAAATAAGCCGGACGCGATGGCCTGCGACTGCGAGCATCGTATTTGACTTTCATTAACTGTCGCGCATGCTTACGTGCTGGCCGCGACTGCGTCGATTGCCGCTGCCACAAGCCGCCGGGGTTTCCTTTGCCCTCCGCGCGGCTCTTTTTATGCGCGTGCGCCGAGCCCGAGCACAGGAACCACGCCTTACGGCGTCGTCTTTGCCGGCGCTTCGCGCTTCTGCGCTAGCAGCCACTCGTAGAGTTCAGGATTCTCGTAAGTGGCCGTCCAGGAGTCGTGCAGGGCGTCGGGATAGACGGTTAGCTTTACGTTCCCCTTGGCCTTCTGCAGAGCCTCGACCAATTCTTCCGAACGACGCAGCGGCACGACAGGATCCTTTGCGCCGTGGAACGCCCAAATCGGCATCTTCGTCAAACGACGCGCGGAAAGCATCTCGCCGCCACCGCATATCGGAACGATCGCGGCGAACCGATCAGGCTGGTAGGCGGCCAGTGCCCAAGTGCCGAAGCCACCCATGCTGAGGCCCGTTAAATAGATACGATCCTGATCGACCTTGTAGCGCGAGGAAAGATCATCGACCAGTGCCGACAATTCGCGCAGCTGCCAGCTCCACCAACTGTCCTTGGTGCATTGCGGACTGGCCACGATAAATGGGAAGTCCTTGCCCGCGTCGATCAACTTCGGGGGCCCATGCTTCTTGACCAGGTCCAAGTCGGCGCCACGCTCGCCGGCGCCGTGCAGGAAGATGACCAGCGGCCACGATTTCTGATTGTCGTAATCCTTGGGCAGGTACAGCAGGTAGTCGAGCTTCACCGGCACCTGCGTCTCGAGTTGGGCAGGGCGTTGGCCCGTCTCTTCGGCGCTGGTCCGTGGGGCACCGAATCCAAGCAAGAAGGCGAACGCGAAAAGCAATGATGTTTTGCGCATGATCAAACCTGGGGCGAACGTGCGAAATGGGAATTTAGGGCGACAGATTCAGGCCCGATCATAGCCGCCCGGCGATGCGATTTCGACCGTTGCCCGATTGGACATGGGGTAACGCGTGTGCGAGCATACTTCGACGGTTCTTTCGCGACGCCGCGTTCGGCGGCAGCAGGTGAGGGAAGTTCGCGGTTTCGGGTGTGAGCACAGCCCAGCGAGGTTAAAATCGATGCAATTCAAGGTCGCACATCGCGCGTCGTGGTCGTCGTTCCTGCTTGCTATGTTAGTCGTCTGCGCTTCCTGCGAGTGTACGAAGTGCAATGACGCGGGCGAGCAGACGGATGCGGAACGGACCGCCACCGGCGACGACGCGCAGGCATTGATCAAAGATAACGGAGACCGGCAAGTGACGAATAAACCCGAGACGCCAAGCCACGATGCGGCCGGACGAAGTGCCCGGGCACGCCCTACGAAGCCACGCATCCCGCCGGTAAAAAAAGAGGACTGGTCGCCGAAGCAACAAGAGCTGCTGGCTCCCTTCGAACGGACTGGCCGCTTATTCAATGTATTCACGACGATGGCGAACCACCCCGACCTGGCCGAGGACTGGCTGACGTTTGCCACGCATATTTTGGGAAGTAATTCGTTACCGCCGCGCGATCGTGAGATTCTGATCCTGCGCATCGGCTGGCTTTGCAAGGCCGAGTACGAATGGGCCCAGCATGTGCGCATCGGGAAGGGGACCGGTCTATCGGAGGACGATGTGCGGCGCATTGCCGAGGGGCCTGACGCCGCGGGCCTTTCCGATCATGATCGCCTGCTGCTGCAGGCGACCGGCGAACTGCGCGATGATGCCTGCTTGAGCGATGAAACCTGGAGCCAACTTGCCAAGGACTATTCCACGCAGCAGATGATGGACCTGGTATTCACGGTCGGCCAGTACAACCTGGTGTCGATGGCATTGAACAGCTTTGGTGTGCAACTGGACGAAGGCTTGACGGGCTTTCCGCAATGAGTGTGATGGCCGTGCGGAGAGATTGTTTGAGCATTCAGCGTTACCTGGCCTCGGCAGTCGTGGTCACGGTGGTGTTGGCCGGCGCCGCACGGGCCGAACATGGTCGGTTTGATCGGACCACGCCCGACGCGCGCGAAGAAGCTTACATTTTCACGCCGGCAGGATTTGTTAGCGCAGGAAAGATGGCGACCGCCGACGCCGCGAATGCTGGGCGACTGCAGGTGACGATCGTTGATCGCGCAACGGGTAAGCCCACGCCGTGCCGAGTGAATGTCGTGGGGAGCGACGGCAATTTCTATCAGCCGCAGGATAATCCGCTGGCGGCGTATAGCTTGAATCAAAACTGGCCCGACGGTTTGGCCGGCAATCGGCCGGGCAAAGCACCGATCCGCTATTTCGGGCATTTCTTTTACACGCCCGGCGAGTTCTCCGTGGCGGTGCCGGCCGGCGCGGTGCGGATCGAGGTCTGGAAGGGTTTCGAATATCGGGTCGAGACGTTTTCGACGCGTATCGACAGCAAGCAACAGCGGGACGTGCGGATCGAGCTGTCGCGCGCCGTGCCGATGGCCGAACAGGGTTGGTACTCAGCCGATCCCCATTTGCACTTCCTTCGCACCAACGATGCCGACGACACGACGATCTTTGATTTGCTTGAAGCCGAAGACATCCGCCGTGGCATGATCCTGTGTTACAACGAGGACACTTCCGCCTATCAAGGGGCCATGCCGGCTCAGGCGACGCCGCAACTGCGCGGGTTGGGAATGCCGTCGGTCCGTGAGCGAGGCCCCTATTCGATCATTTCCGGGCAGGAATATCGCAACGGCGTGCTGGGGCATTTGAATCTTTTTCTGCGCGATCGGCTCTATCTCGAGGGGAGCCAGCTCGATCCGAATGTCGGGCCTCTGTTCGCCGCGGTTGGAGAAGAGACGCGACGGCAGGGGGGATATGCTTTTCACGCGCATGGCGGCTACGGTCTCGAGATTTGGGCGGACCTTGTGCAAGGTGCGACGACCGGTGTCGAGCTGTTGCAGTTCGGCATTTACCGCGGAATCGGCCTGGATGGTTGGTATCACGTGCTGAACGCGGGCTTTCGCTTTCCGGCGATCGGGGCAAGCGATTACCCGGCCTGTCGCAAGCTGGGAGACTGCCGGACGTATGTGCATATGGACGGCGCGGCAACTTTCCCGGCCTGGCTGCAAGGGGCCGCCGAAGGACGCAGCTTTATCACCAGTGGACCACTATTATTTTTCGAGGTGAACGACAAAAATCCCGGGGACGTGATCAACGTTGCAGCCGGACAGGCGAAACAGGTCCGCGCCAAAGTCCGCGTGCGCAGCGAAACGGCGCCGGTCACGAATCTACAATTGATCGTGAATGGTCAGGTCGCACGCGAGCTGGTCGTATCGCGTGAAGCAGGCACGGCGCAATGGCTGACGCTAGACGAGCCGATTGAATTGACGAGTTCGAGTTGGCTCGCGGCGCGAGCATTTTCGACGTCGCCCCTGGGTTCAGCAGATGCCGAAGCGCATACGAATCCGGTTTTTGTGTACTTCGACGGTCAGCCGCCGCGCGGCGTGGCGGACCTCGACTGGTTGCTGGCTCGCGTCGACGAGCAGATTGCCGATCATCAAGCGCGTACTGTGCCGGCGAAGCAGGCCGTCGTGGATTATTTCCGTCGCTCGCGAGAAATCCTTGTCGACCGGAAGCAGCAAATTGCGCGTGCGAAACCGACGACGCAAGCAAGCCTGGCTGACCTTCAATCCGCATTGGAAACGTCACTCTTGCCATCGGACACACCGCTGGCCGAGATACGTACGTTTGCCGAACCGAAAATCGTTGCGACGCCGCAGTTCAATGAACGTCGTGCGTGGGAAGACGAAGCTAGTCGATTGCGCAAGCAAATGCTTGAAGATGTTGTGTTTCGTGGCGGCGCCCGTGCGTGGCGTGACGCTGCTTGTCACGTCGAGTGGCTGGATACGATAGAGGGCGGCCCCGGCTATAGGATTCGCAAACTGCGCTACGAGGCATTGCCCGGCTTGTGGATTCCAGCACTGTTGTACGAGCCGGAAAAGATCACCGGCAAAGTTCCGTTAGTCCTGCATTTCAACGGCCATGAGCGCCTGGGCAAGGCGGTGGAGTACAAACAACTGCTGAGCATCAATCTTGCCAAACGCGGCATGCTGGTGCTCGATCCCGAGTGGCTCGGGATGGGACAGCTCGCGACGCCCGGCTTTTCGCACTACCGCATGAATCAGCTCGATCTGTGCGGTACGAGTGGACTGGCGCCGTTTTACCTGGCGATGTCGCGCCTGTTGGACTTGGGGCTGGCGCTACCGAACGCCGATCACGAGCGCGTCGCGGCGATGGGATTGTCGGGGGGCAGCTGGCAGACGATTCTGCTCTCGGCACTCGATCGGCGCGTGACGCTGGCCAATCCCGTGGCCGGCTACGGCGGCTTTCGCACGAATCTTCTTAACGACGATATGGGGGATTCCGAGCAAGCGCCAACCGACATGGCCGCGATCATCGACTATACGCACCTGACGGCGATGCGGGCTGGCCGTCCAACGCTGCTGACGTATAACGCTGGGGATGACTGCTGCTTCAAATCGGGGCATGCGCTGGCGCCGTTGTTGGCTGCCGCACAATCGGCGTTTGGACTTGTGGGGGCGGCGGACAAATTGCGATTCCACGTGAATCATGTGCCAGGGACGCACAATTTCGAGCAAGAGAATCGCGAGCAGTTTTATGCGTTGCTTGGTAACTATTTTTATCCGGGCGACGAACGCTTTGTTCGTTCGGAAATTCCTTCCCGAGAAAATCTGAAGGCCGCGGACGAACTGAACGTGCCGCTGACGGCGGAAAATCTTGATTTGCATCAACTGGCCCTGAACTTGTTGGCCGAGTTGCCCACCGCGGACGAGATACCAGACACTCGTGACAAGCTAGCCGTCTGGCAAGGTGAGCGGCGTGACCGGTTAAGGAAGTTCCTGAGGGTTCCCGTGTACGAGGTCGAAAGCGCCGCTGCAACTCCGCACGTCGCGGCTGGTTATCGCGTCACGTCGCGCTTGCTCGAATGTGGCGGGAGTTGGACCGTGCCCTGCGTCGAGTTCGACGTCCCAGGAATCGCCCCGCGTCGAACCGCAATCGTGATGGCGGATCTTGGCAAGGCGAGCGTCGCTGAAACGTCGCAGCGCCTGTTGGATCAGGGATGTCGCGTCTTGGCGCTCGATCCGCTCGGGCTGGGCGAGTCCAAGGTCGAAGCCCAGGATCCGAGCTACCTATACCCGTTGTTTTTATCAGCCGTGGGCGAACGCCCCTTGGGAATCCAGGCGGCGCAGTTGATGGGCATCGCCCGTTTCGCGCGTCATACCTGGCCGGACTCCGCGGTGACGATTATCGCCACGGGACCGAGGTCAGGCATGGCGGCATTGGTCGCAACGGCGCTCGAAGTCGATGCAATCAACGACGTGGAGTTGACCGAGAGCTTTGCAAGCCTGACCCAATTAATCGAGCAAGATAAGACGGTCGAAGAACTGCCTGAGTTGTTCGCCTTTGGGTTGATGGCGGAATTCGACGTTTCGTCGATCGCGGCACTGATCCCGCCGCGGCGGGTAACGTTCCTCGCCGCCGACAATCGAATGCGCCGTGAGTTTGCCCCGCTTAAGAAGCTCTACAGCGTATTGGGCATTTCGTTTGATCCCTGCGAGGAAAAGAGTCCATGACGTTCGTCCGGAAATACGGAGTAGCTCTCTGTGCGGCGTTAGTGTTGATGCCGCTGATCACAGAATTGCGCGCCGCGGAATCACGGCCGAATATCGTGCTGGCGATTGCGGACGATTGGGGCTGGCCGCATGCGAGCGCCTACGGGGATCGTGTCGTGAAGACGCCGACATTCGATCGCTTGGCTCACGAGGGGGTACTATTTGCCAACGCGTTCGTGTCGTCGCCATCGTGTACTCCTAGTCGTGGAGCGTTGATTACGGGGCAGCAATTCTGGCGGCTTAAAGAGGGAGGCAACCTACACTCGGTCTGGCCCGAGGGGAAGTTTCCTGAGTATCCGCAGATGCTCAGCAGGGCCGGCTATCACGTCGGCACGTATCGCAAAGCATGGGGGCCGGGGCGCGGCAGCCCGGGTGGCCAGCCGTACAAATCGGTGGATGCTTTTTTCAAGGCTCGTCCGGCCGGTCAGCCGTTCTGCTTCTGGTTTGGCTCGCCCGACCCGCACCGCCCTTATGAATTGGGAACCGGTGAGCGGTCAGGCATGGATCTTTCGCAGGTGCATCTGTATCCGCACTTTCCCGACGCGCCCGAGGTGCGTGGCGACGTGGCGGACTATTATTTCGAGATTCAACGATTCGATCGCGAGGTGGGCGAACTGCTAGCCAAATTAAAAGAACTTGGCGAATTGGAAAACACGCTGGTCGTCATGACCAGCGATCATGGCATGCCATTTCCGCGCGGGAAGACGAATCTTTATGATTGCGGTGTGCATGTGCCGCTGGCGATTCGCTGGTCGGGACGCGTGCCGGCCGGGCGGACAGTGACGGACCTGGTTTCGTTGACCGATCTGGCTCCGACATTTCTTACGGCTGTTGGCCTATCGGCGCCGCCGGAGATGACCGGGCGTAGTTTGCTGGCGCTGTTGCAGAGCGACAAGTCACACCGCGTCGAGGCGTCGCGCGATCACGTTTATTTT
This sequence is a window from Pirellulales bacterium. Protein-coding genes within it:
- a CDS encoding SGNH/GDSL hydrolase family protein, with amino-acid sequence MRQRIHLICVVSGITILCLRAPAAASAGVTLGVMGDSLSDEYQYNGRPYAQNWVEQFATSNYVNVGVNTVNAAPRNQGFNQNWALAGATTGTVLSGGQATGLAAQIPNAGGYGIDYAVLMIGANDFAPGSTAYNNIYNGTWTTTQINNYVSSVVSNTGTALSDILPTGVKAVVATVPDYGITPYVQSVYPDASKRELVASVLTRVNAGIKATAHGDGIVVADLSGLINATFGQEGAFHTSVSIGGVPINLTQTTSSSSSQAGFCADGIHAYTTLQGVLGNVLMQALDTGYNAGIPLFSEAQILQHAGLTYAGSDTLAATIGPYSNYVISYAPTPSIAGDTNNDNIVNGQDLALASSNWLHFGSNISGDVNGDGLVNAQDLALISSNWLQSRASASSTTSVPEPATLALALSAGVMLIAAGSRSLRYGKIRHCHSIIRTKGP
- a CDS encoding DUF1501 domain-containing protein, which gives rise to MHPLFEEWVRSETRRQFFRRGANALGSAALASLLGGGLSRAAANTASVAGDGHIPLGPHFAPKAKRVIYLHMVGGPAQMDLFDYKPTMQEWFDKDLPESIRMGQRLTTMTSGQKRFPIAPSKFKFAQYGRSGMWVSELLPNLAKCVDDICFIRSMRTDAINHEPAISYMQTGNQITGRPCLGSWVSYGLGSMNQDLPTFVVLVAKPTNTEQVQAISARLWSAGYLPGEHAGVSFRAGGDPILYINNPPGVPSTVRRDTLDGLRALNELNYSQVGDPETHTRIQQYELAFRMQSSVPELTNINDEPESTFKLYGDTARKPGSFGHTVLLARRMVERGTRFVQVYLNNWDTHGNVAGRLPDQCRDIDQPCYGLIQDLKARGLFDDTLIIWGGEFGRTIYSQGGLSKDNYGRDHHPRCFTMWMAGGGAKGGTVYGETDEFSYNIVRDPVHVRDFHATVLKLLGFDHERFTYHFQGLDQRLTTVELAHVIPELLA
- a CDS encoding CehA/McbA family metallohydrolase, producing MSIQRYLASAVVVTVVLAGAARAEHGRFDRTTPDAREEAYIFTPAGFVSAGKMATADAANAGRLQVTIVDRATGKPTPCRVNVVGSDGNFYQPQDNPLAAYSLNQNWPDGLAGNRPGKAPIRYFGHFFYTPGEFSVAVPAGAVRIEVWKGFEYRVETFSTRIDSKQQRDVRIELSRAVPMAEQGWYSADPHLHFLRTNDADDTTIFDLLEAEDIRRGMILCYNEDTSAYQGAMPAQATPQLRGLGMPSVRERGPYSIISGQEYRNGVLGHLNLFLRDRLYLEGSQLDPNVGPLFAAVGEETRRQGGYAFHAHGGYGLEIWADLVQGATTGVELLQFGIYRGIGLDGWYHVLNAGFRFPAIGASDYPACRKLGDCRTYVHMDGAATFPAWLQGAAEGRSFITSGPLLFFEVNDKNPGDVINVAAGQAKQVRAKVRVRSETAPVTNLQLIVNGQVARELVVSREAGTAQWLTLDEPIELTSSSWLAARAFSTSPLGSADAEAHTNPVFVYFDGQPPRGVADLDWLLARVDEQIADHQARTVPAKQAVVDYFRRSREILVDRKQQIARAKPTTQASLADLQSALETSLLPSDTPLAEIRTFAEPKIVATPQFNERRAWEDEASRLRKQMLEDVVFRGGARAWRDAACHVEWLDTIEGGPGYRIRKLRYEALPGLWIPALLYEPEKITGKVPLVLHFNGHERLGKAVEYKQLLSINLAKRGMLVLDPEWLGMGQLATPGFSHYRMNQLDLCGTSGLAPFYLAMSRLLDLGLALPNADHERVAAMGLSGGSWQTILLSALDRRVTLANPVAGYGGFRTNLLNDDMGDSEQAPTDMAAIIDYTHLTAMRAGRPTLLTYNAGDDCCFKSGHALAPLLAAAQSAFGLVGAADKLRFHVNHVPGTHNFEQENREQFYALLGNYFYPGDERFVRSEIPSRENLKAADELNVPLTAENLDLHQLALNLLAELPTADEIPDTRDKLAVWQGERRDRLRKFLRVPVYEVESAAATPHVAAGYRVTSRLLECGGSWTVPCVEFDVPGIAPRRTAIVMADLGKASVAETSQRLLDQGCRVLALDPLGLGESKVEAQDPSYLYPLFLSAVGERPLGIQAAQLMGIARFARHTWPDSAVTIIATGPRSGMAALVATALEVDAINDVELTESFASLTQLIEQDKTVEELPELFAFGLMAEFDVSSIAALIPPRRVTFLAADNRMRREFAPLKKLYSVLGISFDPCEEKSP
- a CDS encoding prolyl oligopeptidase family serine peptidase, producing the protein MRKTSLLFAFAFLLGFGAPRTSAEETGQRPAQLETQVPVKLDYLLYLPKDYDNQKSWPLVIFLHGAGERGADLDLVKKHGPPKLIDAGKDFPFIVASPQCTKDSWWSWQLRELSALVDDLSSRYKVDQDRIYLTGLSMGGFGTWALAAYQPDRFAAIVPICGGGEMLSARRLTKMPIWAFHGAKDPVVPLRRSEELVEALQKAKGNVKLTVYPDALHDSWTATYENPELYEWLLAQKREAPAKTTP
- a CDS encoding carboxymuconolactone decarboxylase family protein, translated to MQFKVAHRASWSSFLLAMLVVCASCECTKCNDAGEQTDAERTATGDDAQALIKDNGDRQVTNKPETPSHDAAGRSARARPTKPRIPPVKKEDWSPKQQELLAPFERTGRLFNVFTTMANHPDLAEDWLTFATHILGSNSLPPRDREILILRIGWLCKAEYEWAQHVRIGKGTGLSEDDVRRIAEGPDAAGLSDHDRLLLQATGELRDDACLSDETWSQLAKDYSTQQMMDLVFTVGQYNLVSMALNSFGVQLDEGLTGFPQ